The Nicotiana tabacum cultivar K326 chromosome 14, ASM71507v2, whole genome shotgun sequence genome contains a region encoding:
- the LOC107817532 gene encoding uncharacterized protein LOC107817532 encodes MGQLDIAQNTRPARALPSDTKANPKAPINAVSLRNGRELEEAPSKKRKQVTFKSEKPVKEPVAKQPQPIVLKPPPAFPQRLQKVKDNAAYKKFLDILKQVHINIPLVDILHEVPKNAKYIKEIVANKHKLTVFETVALTEKCSSRIQNKLPPKLKDPGSFTIQISMGKHVVGRVLCDLGASINLILLFVFRQLGLGDPRLTTVVLQLVDISLASAEGVIEDVLLQVGTFIFPTDFVILDYEPDQEVPFILG; translated from the exons ATGGGGCAACTTGATATTGCCCAGAACACCAGACCAGCGAGAGCATTACCTAGCGACACTAAGGCTAATCCTAAGGCTCCTATTAATGCTGTGTCATTAAGGAATGGGAGAGAATTAGAAGAAGCCCCATCAAAGAAGAGAAAGCAAGTGACGTTTA AGTCAGAGAAGCCAGTTAAAGAGCCTGTAGCAAAGCAACCACAACCAATAGTTTTAAAGCCACCACCTGCGTTCCCTCAAAGATTGCAGAAAGTGAAGGATAATGCAGCGTACAAGAAGTTCCTTGATATTTTAAAACAAGTGCACATTAACATCCCATTGGTGGACATTTTGCATGAAGTGCCAAAGAATGCAAAGTACATCAAGGAAATTGTAGCAAACAAGCACAAGCTAACTGTGTTCGAGACTGTAGCACTCACTGAGAAGTGTAGTTCCAGAATTCAGAATAAGTTGCCTCCTAAATTGAAGGACCCAGGAAGCTTCACAATTCAAATTTCAATGGGGAAACATGTGGTTGGGCGCGTATtgtgtgatcttggggcaagcaTAAACCTGATATTATTGTTTGTGTTTCGACAGCTAGGGTTGGGAGACCCTCGACTGACTACGGTGGTATTACAATTGGTAGATATATCCTTAGCCAGCGCCGAGGGGGtcattgaagatgtgctgctccAAGTGGGAACATTCATATTCCCAACTGATTTTGTCATCCTGGATTACGAGCCTGATCAGGAAGTCCCATTTATTTTGGGATGA